A single window of Leishmania panamensis strain MHOM/PA/94/PSC-1 chromosome 35 sequence DNA harbors:
- a CDS encoding hypothetical protein (TriTrypDB/GeneDB-style sysID: LpmP.35.2770) — protein MMRRARSGSSTRCLSLSYKGCIGYPTQWSSLRHQSQNSLGGSRDRQRGQPNADPNTGSQISVVESPDLTPHLQFGLNNLEHVKLPDMSDEARRRSDIDKEREMRAKFGQYGPGERLTKSSPQMRRDMLEEQQDIDGLPWEVRWRKSLIPTSEEVIQDIRDRFDLFIQDPIEREQEWYLHWKDRSFKIQKDRMIWPQGYTDYLDHYDENGRRRVLPTDQRWSDSSWKHLADTRYKDRMWLIEGEERKAVHQSLQTDWALLKEEEQRQSEMADVYHGILSGVVDLDPDQTYQALSGTADPLEVAKTKMKLQAYGAHQALTAGKGELNPAQIDPISGFPKADMEPLPTGITVEQGAAIATQACIQYEMLEQGAEASRQAGHDPVVAAVKAHHTTSKQYGDRPMLRAQVEANIKKVKELEAERQMLEPGKTTRALTDGETVGKIEALLLAEAAEVQPAVSQTHLKASATPAESVPGAVEVSTSAGFIHITERPQNAEPDVPSELFRVPHSRELNEMPKWYRETLVETEPMIRQYSMVHDPLEEKQPEKEYYLPPPLRDSDRVTLDDAPSGESAFDEMKMHKLKSLPELVAGYKPLPLFREVAKDGSLEGATEAQEKEMKEKKLVNKDGEPLKKSQRQRLERQERLRKSKLSYDSDILLPNLPWETDSIVDPYRGVDAVDAVKFDKEDLEKTWRAYRDAFQQALTEFGNLTQVTSEDKCEKMLYDTMERFREGSIGDHPDVPKEQEEVFRLIFEAHTKHFLADFYKFKGNRTTEANTVKAEADEILRRASAKSKLLGRNFMNFVEEMTSLELDTIRKNPVQRYAIMVRDRKYEPLSQPFMRWIKNELGEFIITEFQSAEQLETHKEFLHRHLNDAYVRCPSRVDGIKDSSRDAAVEAFYQWCRGALAFYAGKKFHRMYIDFADSRFRSRAEELFEDSIELFSNYAKASKDIVQIPVPDSDPPYEYDEKEFLDGENAVFAEITGHLDKAEALWHSGSSKRWYPLTDETEYMWFNERRGRLTLATDISDRCLENVNKKTHPSIHPFPERARVFLEGAPLTQETAEHLWLRYMGDLYWEHSEFMQRQGRFQTSWSYREKCLNLYHLAVRTARERLPASWKAPLLTEAKYMLRVYEPGDHVLRHLQDVETVVDKLFAQGEPRHWIEPFSELPYRVAVVHANLPAYGEAITKEVHRRLKWQPSNELLLKDMELRARGGSVTPQLIPYYNTLNAAAETLFRRKILKWRAKEHEGSDPFLFWTHMYFAFRVHPKDRDEVQRMWDMYEPAYVYIYTQCALASRIRGHRLINDALRRLCQILLAGDRAQKLTLMEELTKVREKMAHLIDRRELDRTINALEAHLEDPAQQAYTYGTSLLYKEAMLHEKVARNPLLRTQMAAKEYTEMRKRQEELRVNGTTMNPQQAARMQEKEGGLDDESLDAQPSLTTKEMFAEK, from the coding sequence ATGATGAGGAGGGCAAGGAGTGGAAGCTCTACCCGATGCCTCTCCCTATCGTATAAGGGATGTATTGGATATCCAACACAGTGGAGTTCGTTGCGCCACCAGTCGCAGAACTCCCTCGGCGGGTCGCGCGACCGCCAGCGTGGCCAGCCAAACGCTGACCCTAACACCGGTTCCCAAATATCTGTCGTGGAGTCGCCTGATCTTACACCGCACCTTCAGTTCGGACTCAACAACCTCGAGCACGTCAAGTTGCCTGACATGTCCGATGAGGctcggcgccgcagcgacatTGACAAGGAGCGTGAGATGCGAGCAAAGTTTGGCCAGTATGGCCCCGGCGAGCGGTTGACAAAGAGCTCTCCGCAGATGCGGCGCGAcatgctggaggagcagcaggacaTCGATGGTCTACCCTGGGAGGTTCGGTGGCGTAAGTCTCTTATCCCGACCTCGGAGGAGGTAATTCAGGATATCCGCGATCGCTTCGACTTGTTCATCCAGGATCCTATCGAGCGTGAGCAGGAGTGGTATCTGCACTGGAAGGACCGGTCTTTCAAAATTCAAAAAGATCGGATGATATGGCCGCAGGGCTACACGGACTACCTAGATCACTACGACGAAAATGGTCGCCGTCGCGTGCTGCCTACCGATCAGCGGTGGTCCGACTCTTCCTGGAAGCACCTCGCTGACACCCGCTACAAAGACCGCATGTGGCTCATCGAGGGCGAGGAGCGCAAAGCTGTTCACCAGAGCTTGCAAACGGACTGGGCACTGttgaaagaagaggagcagcgtcAGTCTGAAATGGCCGACGTCTACCACGGCATTCTCTCTGGTGTCGTTGACCTCGATCCAGACCAGACATATCAGGCACTCTCTGGTACTGCTGATCCTCTCGAGGTGGCCAAGACAAAGATGAAACTGCAGGCTTACGGGGCGCATCAGGCCCTCACggcagggaagggagagcTCAACCCCGCACAAATCGATCCGATATCTGGCTTTCCTAAGGCAGATATGGAACCACTTCCAACCGGGATTACTGTGGAGCAGGGCGCCGCTATCGCGACCCAGGCGTGCATTCAGTACGAGATGCTGGAGCAAGGGGCGGAGGCCTCGCGGCAGGCTGGCCACGACCCAGTAGTAGCAGCGGTGAAGGCGCACCACACAACGTCGAAGCAGTACGGCGACCGTCCAatgctgcgtgcgcaggtTGAGGCAAATATCAAGAAAGTCAAGGAGCTTGAGGCTGAGCGACAGATGCTGGAACCCGGGAAAACGACTCGCGCCCTGACTGACGGAGAGACGGTGGGAAAGATCGAGGCTTTGCTTCTtgcggaggcagcggaagTGCAGCCAGCAGTTTCTCAGACCCACCTCAAAGCGTCTGCGACACCGGCCGAGTCAGTGCCAGGAGCTGTTGAGGTGTCTACGTCGGCAGGGTTTATCCACATCACTGAGAGACCGCAAAACGCGGAACCAGACGTACCAAGCGAGCTTTTTCGTGTTCCACACTCCAGAGAGCTGAATGAGATGCCGAAGTGGTATCGAGAGACTCTCGTCGAGACGGAACCGATGATTCGACAGTATAGCATGGTGCACGACCCCCTGGAGGAGAAACAGCCAGAAAAGGAGTACTAccttcctccgccgctgcgcgacAGTGACCGGGTGACGCTGGACGACGCCCCGTCAGGTGAGTCTGCGTTTGATGAAATGAAGATGCATAAACTCAAGTCTTTGCCGGAGCTGGTAGCCGGGTACAAGCCGCTTCCGCTGTTTCGCGAGGTTGCGAAGGATGGCTCGCTTGAGGGTGCTACTGAGGCACAGGAAAAGgagatgaaggagaagaagcttGTGAACAAGGACGGTGAACCTCTGAAGAAgtcgcagcgccagcggctcGAGCGccaggagcggctgcgcaagTCAAAGCTGTCGTACGACTCCGATATTCTACTGCCGAATTTGCCGTGGGAGACAGACTCCATTGTGGATCCGTACCGTGGCGTCGATGCCGTGGATGCAGTCAAGTTCGACAAGGAGGACCTCGAGAAGACGTGGCGGGCTTATCGAGACGCATTTCAGCAGGCTCTGACTGAATTCGGGAACCTTACTCAGGTGACGAGCGAGGACAAGTGCGAGAAGATGCTGTACGACACAATGGAGCGCTTCCGCGAAGGGAGCATCGGCGATCATCCAGATGTGCCcaaggagcaggaggaagtGTTTCGCCTTATCTTCGAGGCCCACACGAAGCACTTTCTCGCCGACTTCTACAAGTTCAAGGGGAATCGCACCACCGAGGCGAACACCGTTaaggcagaggcagacgAGATTCTTCGACGCGCATCTGCGAAGAGCAAGCTGCTAGGAAGAAACTTCATGAATTTTGTCGAGGAGATGACGTCCCTCGAGCTTGACACGATTCGCAAGAACCCGGTACAGCGCTACGCGATCATGGTGCGCGACCGTAAGTATGAGCCCCTTTCCCAGCCCTTCATGAGGTGGATCAAGAATGAGCTGGGTGAGTTCATTATCACGGAGTTCCAGAGTGCCGAGCAACTGGAGACCCACAAAGAGTTTCTCCACCGTCACCTCAACGATGCCTACGTCAGATGCCCTTCCCGCGTTGACGGTATCAAGGACTCGTCCCGTGACGCGGCAGTGGAGGCGTTTTATCAGTGGTGTCGTGGTGCATTGGCATTCTACGCGGGCAAGAAGTTTCATCGCATGTACATCGACTTCGCCGACAGCCGCTTTCGCTCCCGCGCCGAGGAGCTTTTTGAGGACTCGATCGAGCTCTTCTCCAACTATGCTAAGGCCAGCAAGGATATTGTGCAGATTCCAGTACCCGACTCTGACCCGCCTTACGAATATGATGAGAAGGAGTTCCTCGATGGGGAGAATGCCGTCTTTGCAGAAATCACTGGGCACCTCGACAAGGCCGAAGCGTTGTGGCACTCCGGCAGCAGTAAACGCTGGTACCCTTTGACGGACGAAACAGAGTACATGTGGTTCAACGAACGCCGAGGTCGTCTCACACTCGCGACAGACATCTCTGATCGCTGCTTGGAGAACGTGAACAAGAAGACACACCCGTCCATCCACCCGTTCCCtgagcgtgcgcgtgtgttctTGGAAGGGGCACCTCTTACTCAGGAAACTGCAGAGCATCTGTGGCTGCGCTACATGGGCGACTTGTACTGGGAGCACTCGGAGTTCATGCAGCGGCAGGGCCGCTTCCAGACCAGCTGGTCCTACCGCGAGAAGTGCCTCAACTTGTATCATCTGGCGGTACGCACAGCGCGCGAGCGGCTCCCCGCGTCGTGGAAGGCGCCGCTACTCACAGAGGCAAAGTACATGCTTCGTGTCTACGAGCCTGGTGATCACGTACTGCGACACCTGCAGGATGTGGAGACGGTGGTGGATAAACTCTTTGCACAAGGTGAGCCCCGCCACTGGATTGAGCCGTTCAGCGAGCTGCCGTACCGGGTTGCTGTCGTGCATGCAAACCTGCCTGCCTACGGGGAGGCCATCACAAAGGAGGTGCACCGTCGTCTGAAGTGGCAGCCGTCAAACGAACTTTTATTGAAGGATATGGAGCTGCGCGCTCGTGGCGGCTCTGTGACGCCACAGCTGATTCCGTACTACAACACGCTTAatgcagctgcagagacGTTGTTCCGGCGCAAAATACTTAAGTGGCGCGCCAAGGAGCACGAAGGCTCTgatcccttcctcttctggACTCACATGTACTTTGCCTTTCGTGTGCATCCAAAGGACCGGGACGAGGTACAGAGGATGTGGGACATGTATGAGCCAGCATATGTGTACATCTACACCCAGTGCGCGTTGGCGTCGCGCATTCGAGGCCACCGCCTCATCAACGATGCGCTGAGGCGCTTGTGCCAGATTCTGCTGGCTGGCGACCGAGCTCAGAAGCTTACGTTGATGGAGGAGCTGACCAAGGTGCGCGAGAAGATGGCACATTTGATTGACCGCAGGGAGCTGGATCGCACGATCAACGCCCTTGAAGCGCACCTTGAGGACCCTGCACAGCAAGCGTATACATATGGAACGTCATTGCTTTACAAGGAGGCTATGCTGCACGAAAAGGTCGCACGCAACCCGTTGCTACGAACGCAGATGGCGGCAAAAGAGTACACGGAGATGCGCAAaaggcaggaggagctgcgcgtcAACGGGACGACAATGAACCCTCAACAGGCGGCGAGGatgcaggagaaggagggtgGACTCGA
- a CDS encoding mitochondrial ATP-dependent zinc metallopeptidase, putative (TriTrypDB/GeneDB-style sysID: LpmP.35.2780): MWSPYNVTYPAPPPPLPQGGVSYGQTQPPLPSDLGTKERPIVVVSAPQKASWATRFWMFLLFGIALSCFISLVEEFNDRFQDGQSANKSGFARSGISGLFGSVDVKPVNLDNLEVTFDSIRGCDEAKKELEEIVEFLKDPEKFYNLGGRLPKGALLTGPPGCGKTMLAKAIAKEAGVSFFYATGSEFDEMFVGVGARRVRELFAAAKANSPALIFIDEVDALGGRRSRSDHSTSRMTLNQLLAEMDGFDSDDAVIVLAATNTPETLDKALTRPGRLDTTITVDPPDMKGRAEVVQVYLDKIKTDSTVSAMDIARGTTGFTGAELSNLVNLAAIRAAVLNKTKVSSEEIEYAKDRVMMGAESKKIVPEEERRVTAFHEGGHALSAILLRDEGADPVHKATIVPRGNGIMGLVQQQPERDKYSQSKRQCLARLKVCVAGRVGEEILLGPDDITTGAGSDFQQATNMARHMVRQFGFSDAMGFVDYGTPDTAEGAYISDETKLKIEKEVHRLVERAYVETKELLLSHRADLEAIANNLLKYETLSGKDLEKILKGEAIPERPPRLSHAAESKAAPPRGGNSDQPSGQRTIPIS; this comes from the coding sequence ATGTGGAGTCCATATAATGTCACGTATccagctccaccacctcccctgcCGCAAGGAGGTGTGTCCTACGGCCAGACCCAGCCGCCGCTCCCAAGCGATCTGGGTACAAAAGAAAGGCCGATTGTGGTCGTTTCAGCCCCGCAGAAGGCTTCCTGGGCCACCCGCTTTTGGATGTTCTTGCTCTTCGGAATTGCTCTTAGCTGTTTTATCAGCCTGGTCGAGGAGTTCAACGATCGCTTTCAGGACGGCCAGTCTGCAAACAAGTCAGGATTTGCGCGCTCTGGCATATCTGGCTTGTTCGGCTCTGTCGACGTGAAACCGGTTAATCTGGATAACTTGGAGGTTACGTTTGACAGCATTCGCGGATGCGatgaggcgaagaaggagctggaggagattGTGGAGTTTCTGAAGGACCCCGAGAAGTTCTACAACTTAGGTGGCCGGCTGCCAAAAGGTGCGCTGCTCACCGGTCCACCAGGGTGCGGGAAAACCATGCTGGCAAAGGCGATTGCCAAAGAGGCCGGCGTGAGCTTCTTCTACGCCACCGGGAGTGAGTTCGATGAGATGTTTGTTGGCGTTGGCGCCCGCCGCGTTCGCGAGCTTTTCGCAGCCGCAAAGGCCAACTCGCCAGCTTTAATTTTCATCGACGAGGTGGACGCGTTAGGCGGTCGCCGCTCTCGTTCTGACCACAGTACCTCTCGCATGACGTTGAACCAGCTCTTAGCAGAGATGGACGGCTTCGACTCCGATGATGCCGTTATTGTTCTCGCTGCCACGAACACCCCTGAAACGCTGGATAAGGCACTCACGCGCCCCGGTCGTCTGGACACAACCATCACCGTTGACCCCCCGGATATGAAAGGACGTGCGGAGGTGGTTCAGGTGTACCTTGACAAGATTAAGACAGACAGTACGGTCAGTGCAATGGACATTGCACGCGGAACAACTGGCTTCACAGGTGCCGAGCTCAGCAACTTGGTGAATCTGGCAGCCATACGGGCCGCGGTGCTGAACAAGACGAAGGTGAGCAGCGAAGAGATAGAGTACGCCAAGGACCGCGTCATGATGGGGGCCGAGAGCAAGAAGATCgtgccggaggaggagcgtcGTGTGACTGCGTTCCATGAGGGTGGCCATGCTTTGAGTGCTATCTTGCTGAGGGACGAGGGTGCCGATCCTGTGCACAAGGCAACCATCGTTCCCCGCGGCAACGGCATAATGGGActcgtccagcagcagccagagAGGGATAAGTACAGTCAAAGCAAGCGCCAGTGCCTAGCGCGCctgaaggtgtgtgtggcgggACGCGTCGGCGAAGAGATTCTTTTGGGCCCTGACGACATCACGACTGGTGCAGGTTCCGATTTTCAGCAGGCCACAAACATGGCCCGTCACATGGTGCGACAGTTTGGGTTCAGTGACGCCATGGGCTTCGTCGACTATGGAACTCCCGATACGGCCGAAGGCGCCTACATATCAGATGAGACGAAACTCAAAATCGAAAAAGAGGTGCATCGCCTTGTTGAGCGGGCCTACGTCGAAACCAAGGAGCTTCTTCTTAGCCACCGCGCCGATCTGGAGGCTATCGCTAACAACCTGCTCAAGTATGAAACTCTCAGTGGCAAGGATCTTGAGAAGATTTTGAAGGGCGAGGCTATCCCAGAGCGACCTCCGCGCCTCTCACATGCTGCGGAAAGCAaggctgcaccgccacgaGGCGGAAACAGTGACCAGCCAAGCGGTCAGAGAACCATTCCAATCTCATAG
- a CDS encoding transportin2-like protein (TriTrypDB/GeneDB-style sysID: LpmP.35.2790), producing the protein MYTPTEGDLVNVIQLLHNNGVEVSNSKAAYTQLKQYESNPAFCILLSAVFGADENPVAGMVLPVCWAQYRQLAGITLKNNLTSVRHALGEDAVKEAARFALKSLANPPDTRIARTSAQVVVKVTALTSLEWWMSSGVGDLPNILLNDLLPGGDLKTIAALYCLQYLMEDVPKQIGESSGQIILRVSQLAVSQCAPVTIRKAAFRMCFNIYEQSSLLDWNVDTLSPLQVGLSKASQSLSSVCTSLLECSCCEDPAFMILVLRTCSLLLDYFDFFTQISPSEMQRYTNWWITNSAQLIRNSQNSINGNQELVAAAIGLISTTVDLYDRNGGETGVAFLVSGVSQLIFSLAPALVRYALLSAEEVASIMDTDDYRIRDSTAVSFEVNGGTKDISEDNMMDDDAAAMTLRSSALKLVDVLSTFSSDATYQAFIGPIQQLWSSSEWREREAGIVLVGTIANGCAHELSAVLDSLVEQFLQFISNPCEHVCVVSIAEWSLSRLSETVLNSSPCTMDRIIPLLSSRLKSTSKRIQITSVSALNVIYGALENNGSTSMVMPHLPSLLESACACLSVYSTTNLSLLVDFLSKLIGLLGDRSTAERLSALLQDERTKRASLFEQSYTAMYIREEPNVLLDKDIFSLDRAMIAFISIYPSNEVAIRNLSTWSDVLADIKSRNVTDDADLIFNTLLICSAYTNSVSTAILEEWLRSTLWGLPVSAAHFLTNSRTREVKVAGITVLCGLLHVVGSAALPTGLHDTLMRWGTSEVSEAEDPQLKEHLVRLIGKTTSCYPGQLSAVATEALKAANAALRSDVFGDSAYYFSAMAFDLCSVLGAIPNCAAFFRIDTLSQLMAQAENTMDKSEATIHLFQALVQLPADIFSGVFSSTIKIVYSWQQAAVHYPGTKEAIQSFLFHARKTCPSMFQSILEGLPAAFRNMLVSFYQLQ; encoded by the coding sequence ATGTATACACCGACCGAAGGAGATTTGGTGAATGTGATCCAGCTGCTTCACAACAATGGAGTTGAGGTGTCCAATTCGAAGGCGGCATACACCCAGCTCAAGCAGTACGAGTCGAATCCTGCTTTTTGCATTCTGCTCTCCGCTGTTTTCGGAGCAGATGAAAATCCTGTAGCGGGTATGGTACTCCCAGTTTGTTGGGCTCAGTATCGTCAACTCGCTGGAATCACACTCAAAAACAATCTGACGTCTGTCCGCCATGCCCTTGGCGAAGACGCGGTGAAGGAAGCCGCACGCTTTGCGCTGAAGTCGCTTGCTAATCCTCCCGATACGCGAATTGCTCGTACTTCGGCGCAAGTGGTTGTCAAGGTAACTGCATTGACGTCACTTGAATGGTGGATGAGCTCGGGAGTTGGTGACCTTCCAAACATTTTGCTCAACGATCTGCTTCCAGGCGGTGATTTAAAAACTATCGCCGCACTATACTGCCTTCAGTACTTAATGGAAGATGTACCTAAGCAAATCGGTGAATCCAGCGGACAAATCATTCTGCGGGTTTCGCAACTGGCGGTTTCCCAGTGTGCCCCGGTGACGATAAGAAAAGCTGCCTTTCGTATGTGTTTCAACATTTATGAGCAATCATCGCTCCTTGACTGGAATGTTGACACGCTTTCGCCACTGCAGGTAGGCCTATCAAAAGCCAGTCAGAGTTTATCAAGTGTATGCACATCTCTGCTGGAGTGTTCGTGTTGTGAGGATCCGGCGTTCATGATTCTCGTTTTGCGCACCTGCTCATTGCTGCTGGACTACTTTGATTTTTTCACTCAGATAAGTCCGAGCGAAATGCAGAGGTACACAAACTGGTGGATCACTAATTCTGCTCAACTTATTCGCAATAGTCAGAACAGCATCAATGGCAATCAGGAACTAGTTGCCGCAGCGATCGGCTTAATATCCACTACCGTAGATCTGTATGATCGAAACGGCGGGGAAACAGGCGTTGCTTTCCTCGTTTCTGGTGTATCACAGCTGATCTTCTCTTTAGCTCCAGCTCTTGTGCGCTATGCACTGCTCtcggcagaggaggtggcaaGCATCATGGACACAGACGACTACCGTATTCGGGATAGTACAGCTGTTAGTTTCGAAGTGAATGGTGGAACAAAAGATATTTCGGAGGACAACATGATGGACGATGATGCTGCGGCCATGACGCTGCGAAGCTCTGCTTTGAAACTAGTAGATGTGCTCAGCACGTTCTCGAGTGATGCAACATACCAGGCTTTCATCGGTCCTATTCAGCAGCTATGGAGCAGCAGTGAAtggcgcgagagagaggccggCATTGTCCTTGTTGGCACGATCGCTAACGGATGCGCACACGAGCTGAGCGCTGTGCTCGACTCTCTGGTGGAGCAGTTTCTTCAGTTTATCAGCAATCCATGTGAGCATGTCTGTGTCGTGAGCATTGCTGAGTGGTCCCTGTCACGGCTAAGTGAGACTGTCTTGAATTCGTCGCCTTGCACAATGGATAGGATTATTCCACTCCTTAGCTCGAGACTGAAGAGCACAAGCAAGCGGATTCAGATTACAAGTGTCAGCGCATTAAATGTGATTTACGGAGCCTTAGAGAACAACGGTAGCACATCGATGGTCATGCCTCACTTGCCATCATTACTAGAGTCGGCCTGCGCGTGCCTGTCAGTGTATTCGACCACCAATCTCTCCCTCTTGGTTGATTTTCTGAGCAAGCTAATTGGCCTTCTCGGTGACCGGTCGACAGCTGAGAGGCTCTCTGCTCTACTTCAGGATGAGAGGACCAAGCGCGCATCATTGTTCGAGCAGTCTTACACAGCAATGTACATTCGAGAGGAGCCGAATGTTCTACTGGACAAAGACATTTTTTCCTTGGACCGTGCAATGATCGCTTTTATCTCGATCTACCCTAGCAACGAAGTGGCGATCCGGAATTTGAGCACCTGGAGTGATGTACTTGCAGACATCAAGAGCCGGAACGTCACGGATGACGCTGACCTTATTTTCAATACGCTGCTCATCTGCAGCGCATACACCAATTCAGTTTCTACAGCGATCCTTGAGGAGTGGCTGAGGTCAACGTTGTGGGGTTTGCCGGTTTCTGCTGCGCATTTCCTGACAAACTCGAGAACACGCGAAGTGAAGGTAGCTGGGATTACCGTTTTATGCGGGCTCCTTCACGTTGTTGGATCGGCTGCACTGCCTACCGGCCTTCATGACACTCTCATGAGGTGGGGTACCAGCGAAGTATCTGAGGCCGAGGATCCGCAACTCAAAGAGCATCTTGTGCGGCTTATTGGGAAGACCACGTCATGCTACCCCGGCCAGCTCTCTGCGGTTGCGACAGAGGCTCTAAAGGCTGCAAACGCTGCGTTGCGAAGCGACGTCTTTGGCGACTCCGCTTACTACTTTTCTGCCATGGCTTTCGATCTATGTAGCGTTCTTGGTGCGATTCCAAACTGCGCGGCATTTTTTCGCATTGATACATTGTCACAGCTCATGGCACAGGCGGAGAACACAATGGACAAGTCGGAGGCTACTATTCATCTCTTCCAAGCACTCGTTCAACTACCGGCAGACATTTTTTCAGGGGTCTTTTCTTCTACCATCAAGATCGTGTACAGCTGGCAACAGGCTGCAGTGCACTACCCTGGAACAAAGGAAGCGATTCAGTCGTTTTTGTTTCATGCCAGAAAGACATGCCCTAGTATGTTTCAGTCAATTCTTGAGGGTCTTCCTGCGGCTTTCCGAAACATGCTCGTATCTTTTTACCAGCTGCAGTaa
- a CDS encoding D-tyrosyl-tRNA deacylase, putative (TriTrypDB/GeneDB-style sysID: LpmP.35.2800), which produces MKAVIQRVLSGSVTSEGEVVGSIQKGLAVLVGIARDDTADDMDYILRKILGARLWSNEDGSKMWCRNVKEIDGEVLLISQFTLMHVMKGNKPDFHNAMPPEDALVVFNMLRDKLRSAHTPGKIATGNFRHYMGVDLSCDGPVTLTLDSRNRG; this is translated from the coding sequence ATGAAGGCCGTCATCCAGCGCGTCCTGAGCGGCTCTGTCACCTCTGAAGGTGAAGTGGTGGGTTCCATTCAGAAAGGGCTCGCTGTCCTTGTGGGAATCGCACGCGACGACACGGCCGATGATATGGATTACATCCTCCGCAAGATTCTTGGCGCTCGGCTGTGGAGCAACGAGGATGGATCCAAGATGTGGTGCCGCAACGTAAAGGAGATCGACGGAGAGGTGCTGCTCATTTCGCAGTTCACGCTCATGCACGTCATGAAGGGCAACAAGCCAGACTTCCACAACGCCATGCCGCCCGAAGACGCCCTCGTCGTCTTCAACATGCTTCGCGACAAGCTACGGTCCGCGCACACCCCTGGCAAGATTGCGACGGGCAACTTCCGGCACTACATGGGCGTCGACCTGTCGTGCGATGGCCCCGTGACGCTCACCCTCGACAGCCGGAACAGGGGCTAA